The following are encoded in a window of Acropora muricata isolate sample 2 chromosome 6, ASM3666990v1, whole genome shotgun sequence genomic DNA:
- the LOC136920846 gene encoding ribosomal RNA small subunit methyltransferase H-like, with product MAAGSSPLHCVRSLFIFSSHKLRGFCTQGDSHIVHVPVMLKECLSFLAPQDGQVFIDSTFGSGGHTAAILMSAKCKVYAMDRDPAAVEIAHILSERAEFKGRMFPAQGKFSEICKILKRFDIKNESVDGMLLDIGASSIQFEDPDRGFSFYKNGPLDMRMDVRNSLKEGSNGERLPMTAADVVNSINETELTAVLRQYGQEKEAVRISRAIVRARNRIPIVSTRQLAGIVTAAVRNVRTDRFSRQLHPAARTFQALRILVNDELNELQCALKTAHRLLRPGGRLVVISFHALEDSIVRHFFKETHSEVSYSRSRTKVAGKAKTSSWLPLHKNVIYPSEEEVYLNPRSRSAKLRAAAKADNLVLDLTKITKLLHKNPGENFFNGSTT from the exons ATGGCGGCAGGATCGTCACCATTGCATTGTGTGAGAAGCCTGTTTATTTTTTCCTCTCATAAACTGCGAGGATTTTGTACTCAGGGTGACTCACATATTGTCCATGTACCTGTGATGCTAAAGGAGTGCTTGAGTTTTCTTGCACCCCAGGATGGTCAG GTTTTCATAGATTCAACTTTTGGTTCAGGAGGGCATACAGCTGCAATCCTTATGAGTGCAAAGTGCAAAGTCTATGCAATGGACAGAGATCCAGCTGCGGTTGAAATTGCTCACATTCTTTCAGAGAGAGCAGAGTTTAAGGGAAGGATGTTTCCAGCTCAAGGAAAATTCAGTGAAATATGTAAAATTCTTAAAAGGTTTGATATCAAGAATGAATCTGTTGATGGAATGCTGCTAGACATTGGGGCTTCAAGTATTCAGTTTGAAGATCCAGACCgaggtttttcattttataagaATGGTCCTTTAGACATGAGAATGGATGTACGTAACTCTTTGAAAGAGGGGAGCAATGGCGAAAGGCTGCCAATGACGGCAGCTGATGTGGTGAATTCTATTAATGAGACAGAGCTTACTGCAGTTTTGCGGCAGTATGGCCAGGAAAAGGAAGCTG TTCGCATTTCGAGAGCGATTGTGCGAGCCCGCAACAGGATACCAATAGTTTCAACAAGACAGTTAGCAGGCATTGTTACAGCAGCAGTACGTAATGTCCGAACGGACAGATTTTCCCGCCAACTTCACCCTGCAGCCAGAACGTTTCAAGCCTTGCGCATACTTGTAAATGATGAGCTAAATGAGCTGCAATGCGCTCTAAAAACGGCGCACAGACTGTTGCGTCCTGGCGGACGACTAGTGGTTATTTCGTTTCATGCGCTGGAGGATTCTATAGTTCGGCATTTTTTCAAAGAGACGCACTCTGAAGTCAGCTATTCACGCTCAAGAACGAAAGTTGCGGGAAAAGCAAAAACGAGTTCTTGGCTTCCGCTGCATAAGAATGTTATTTACCCTTCGGAGGAGGAAGTGTATCTTAATCCTCGCTCGCGCTCAGCTAAATTGCGTGCCGCGGCAAAAGCAGACAACTTAGTTCTTGACTTAACCAAGATTACTAAGTTATTACACAAGAATCCTGGGGAAAATTTCTTCAATGGTTCAACCACGTAA
- the LOC136920859 gene encoding SUMO-conjugating enzyme UBC9-B-like — protein MALRFKMATDKAVHVDPVERLKEEHKAWKHHHPQDFIAEPVKTEKGEIDWLTWNCVIPGPKKSLWEGGLYNLQLAFPQDYPFSPPKCSFNPVILHPNVFPSGKVSLSLIDKSKGWRPQTTTKEVLLGIQLLLSEPNFHDPAQAEAFVVYNQNRMEYEERVKKQAEEMTPNGLG, from the exons ATGGCGCTAAGGTTCAAAATGGcgactgacaaagcagttcATGTCGATCCCGTGGAAAGACTGAAAGAAGAACACAAGGCGTGGAAACATCATCATCCCCAG GATTTCATTGCTGAGCCCGTGAAGACTGAGAAAGGAGAGATCGACTGGTTGACATGGAATTGCG TGATACCAGGACCTAAAAAG AGTCTTTGGGAAGGCGGCTTATATAACTTGCAACTTGCATTTCCTCAGGATTACCCATTTTCACCACCAAAAT GTTCATTTAATCCTGTTATATTGCACCCAAATGTATTTCCCTCTGGTAAAGTCTCTTTGTCACTGATTGACAAGAGCAAAGGATGGAGGCCTCAAACAACAACCAAGGAA gTGCTTCTTGGAATTCAGTTGTTGTTGAGTGAACCTAACTTTCATGACCCCGCTCAGGCAGAAGCCTTTGTAGTATACAA tcaaAACAGAATGGAGTATGAAGAAAGAGTAAAGAAACAGGCAGAAGAAATGACTCCAAATGGACTTGGTTAA
- the LOC136920844 gene encoding endoplasmic reticulum-Golgi intermediate compartment protein 2-like — MRRLNAVRNRKQTLKVLKELDAFPKVPENYQQTSASGGSVSIIIFVFIGILVMSEFWYYRAVETKYDYEVDTDTESKLQINVDLTVAMQCGDIGADVLDLSGSKLEFGDDLKLEPSHFELTQEQASWLGMFRQMHAVMEGYRALKVLEQFKSDLPTYMPKRNQGEDKPFDACRIHGSFKVNKVAGNFHVTAGKSIHHPRGHAHLSVLVPVETFNYSHRIDVLSFGPWAPGYINPLDGDIAITDKNLQMYQYYIKIVPTTIKSLNGKETKTNQYSVTQRIREINHESGSHGISGIFFKYDMSSIMVRVESRHRSFWGFLVRLCGIVGGIFATSGMLHSFIGFLFDVITCKLQWNKKEAKPLTMSEVPPGTSVIQQNGFPTAEQFENLQGSEGSKNTQSPAVTFSNPNVDDNPQTRSPLHDNNSSAVIT; from the exons TTTCCATcattatttttgtatttattgGTATTCTGGTCATGTCTGAGTTCTGGTACTACAGAGCAGTAGAAACAAAATATGATTATGAAGTAGACACAGATACTGAAAG TAAACTTCAAATTAACGTGGATCTCACTGTTGCGATGCAATGTGGAG ATATTGGAGCAGATGTTTTGGATTTATCTGGTTCCAAATTAGAGTTTGGGGATGATTTAAAATTAGAACCA AGTCATTTTGAACTGACTCAGGAACAAGCCTCTTGGTTGGG TATGTTTCGGCAAATGCATGCTGTCATGGAAGGATACAGAGCACTGAAAGTTCTTGAACAGTTCAAGTCTGATTTACCCACCTACATGCCCAAAAG gaatcAAGGGGAAGACAAGCCATTTGACGCCTGCCGTATCCATGGCTCATTTAAAGTGAACAAAGTCGCAGGCAATTTCCATGTTACTGCTGGGAA ATCCATCCATCACCCCAGAGGACATGCCCATTTAAGTGTTTTGGTACCTGTAGAAA CATTTAACTATTCTCACAGAATTGATGTCTTGTCCTTTGGTCCCTGGGCCCCTGGTTACATTAATCCACTTGACGGAGATATTGCTATTACTGACAAAA ACCTTCAGATGTATCAGTATTACATCAAG ATTGTTCCAACAACTATCAAGTCACTTAatggaaaagaaacaaagacaAACCAATATTCAGTTACACAAAGG ATTAGGGAAATAAACCATGAGTCAGGAAGCCATGGTATTTCTG GAATCTTTTTCAAGTATGACATGTCATCCATAATGGTGCGAGTTGAGAGCCGCCACCGATCATTCTGGGGTTTCTTGGTTCGACTGTGCGGCATAGTTGGAGGAATTTTTGCAACTTCAG GGATGTTGCATTCATTTATTGGTTTCTTGTTTGATGTCATAACATGCAAGTTGCAGTGGAACAAGAAGGAAGCCAAG CCTCTCACCATGTCAGAGGTCCCGCCAGGTACATCTGTGATCCAACAAAATGGATTTCCAACAGCAGAGCAATTTGAAAACCTTCAAGGAAGTGAAGGAAGCAAGAATACCCAGTCTCCTGCGGTGACGTTTTCGAACCCCAATGTTGATGACAATCCacaaacaaggtcacctctCCATGATAATAATTCATCAGCAGTTATCACTTAA